From the genome of Vicia villosa cultivar HV-30 ecotype Madison, WI linkage group LG2, Vvil1.0, whole genome shotgun sequence, one region includes:
- the LOC131649924 gene encoding uncharacterized protein LOC131649924 has protein sequence MEEENSLKIALEVLVGFSEGDKDTARGGREDWRVDENKDRVSEGQALKKRKNNEEKESPSENPICPKCKKEFPTWETTIGHMQENPNCTSIGSSSALGSSYSRTTTNLRQFDLNKVNDDDQPMEIEGTSNVALESAEEKVHERKDLGFDLNQLPPSEEDDVM, from the exons ATGGAAGAAGAAAACAGCCTAAAAATCGCTCTTGAAGTCTTGGTGGGGTTCAGCGAGGGTGATAAGGATACCGCTCGCGGCGGCCGTGAAGATTGGAGGGTGGATGAGAATAAAGATAGAGTGAGTGAAGGTCAGGctttgaaaaagagaaagaataatGAAGAGAAAGAGAGTCCTTCTGAAAATCCAATTTGTCCTAAATGTAAAAAAGAGTTTCCTACGTGGGAGACTACTATTGGTcacatgcaagaaaaccctaattgtacTTCTATTGGTTCTTCTTCAGCACTTGGTTCCAGCTATTCTCGGACAACAACCAACCTACGTCAATTTGATCTCAATAAGG TTAATGATGACGATCAACCAATGGAGATAGAAGGGACTTCTAATGTTGCACTCGAGTCTGCTGAAGAAAAGGTACATGAACGCAAAGATTTAGGATTTGACTTGAATCAATTGCCTCCTAGCGAAGAAGATGATGTAATGTGA